GGCAGGATAAGGGAGAAGGTTATCGAATGGATAAAGGATTTCGCTGACTACAAGGTTGATACAATTGGAAACCTTATCGTGGAGCTTGGAGAAGGGAAAGAAAAGGCCATTTTTATGGCACACATGGACGAAATTGGACTCCTGATAACAGGAATAACCAATGATGGAAAGCTAAAGTTTAGGAAAATTGGGGGAATAGATGATAGGCTTCTTTTGGGAAGGCATGTAAGGGTAATAACCGAGAAGGGGGAGCTGGACGGAGTTATAGGTGTAACACCAGTTCACCTCAACCTTGAAAGGAAGTTCGACACCATTCCTTGGCACAGTCTCGAAATAGACATTGGAGCGGAATCAAAGGAAGAAGCCGAAGAAATGGGAGTAAAGGTTTTGGACTTTGCAGTATTTAAAAAGCACTTCAGCATCTTAAACAACAAATACATCGCTACACGTTCCTTAGACGACAGGTTTGGTGTTATTGCTTTGATTGAAGCCATAAAAGACCTTGTTGATCATGATCTGGATGGAAAATACATCTTTGCCTTTACGGTTCAAGAAGAGATAGGGCTTAAGGGAGCCAAGTTTTTGGCAAACAAATATTCACCAAAGTACGCCATAGCTGTAGATTCGTTTGCATGCTGCTCTTTCCTTACTGGAGACGTGAGGCTCGGAAAAGGTGCTGTAATAAGGGCTGTTGACAATTCAGCAATCTACACCCCATCTCTGGCAAGGAGAGCCCTTGAAATAGCAAAAAAGAACAACATTCCAATACAGATCGGAGTTACCGGGGGAGGAACTGATGCATCGGTTTTTGAAGCCAAAAGCCAGACTTTGGCTCTAAGTGTTCCCATAAAATACCTCCACAGCGAAACGGAAATGCTCCATCTAGATGACCTCAAAGCCCTGATAAAGCTAATAGAAGCACTAGTGTTTGAACTCGAATAACGGAGGTGATTCTTTGCTTAAATATGTTGGGTATTTTGGTGTTGGAGTTTTCATAGGTATATTGGCAGCTCTCTTCGGCTTAGGGGGAGGGTTTTTGATCGTACCAACTCTAAACCTCTTAGGAGTTGAAATCCATCACGCAGTTGGAACCTCAAGTGCTGCCGTTGTTTTCACTTCCCTAAGCTCTGCCATAGCCTATCACAGACAGAGGAGAATACACTACAAAGCAGGTCTCCTCTTGGCAAGCACTGCAGTGATAGGAGCGTACATAGGGGCATGGATGACGAGTTATATAAGTGCAAGCCAGTTAAAGGTCATTTTTGGTGTAGTCCTATTCCTTGTGGCAATAAGGCTTTACCGCAAAAAGAGCAAAGAGCCACATGAAGTAGATTTGAGCCAGATAAAGCTGGATTATAAAATTGTGCCTATTGGAGGATTCATAGCAGGAATAGCAAGCGGGCTGCTTGGTATAGGCGGCGGAGCAATAAACGTTCCTTTCCTAACTTACATGGGACTGCCGATACACTATGCCGTGGCAACTTCAAGCTTTGCCATAGTATTTACCGCCACAAGCGGGGCTTTTAAACACTATATGCTCGGGAACGTTGAAGTTGAGTGGCTAATACTACTTGTACCGGGGTTGATAGTTGGGGCTCAGTTAGGGGCAAAGATAGCGAAAAGAACCAAGGCAAGCAACCTAACAAAAGCTTTCGCTGTTGTGATGGCATTCCTAGCCCTCAGAATGATTCTCAAAGGACTTGGCTACCCAGTTCCTTGAGTTTTTGTTATTAACTTTTTTAGGGAAAAAGAGATTTAAAGTGATTTTGCGAACTTTTTTCATGATCGAGTATCTCGTCGATTTCATCATTGGGCTTGCAATAGGGACAATAGCTGGACTTTTTGGAGTCGGTGGAGGGTTTCTTATAGTTCCAACGCTTACTTTTATAGGATTACCTATTCATACTGCAATTGGGACAAGTCTTGCCTGCATAGCAATTAGTTCTCTTGCTTCCGCTTATACCCACATTAAAAAGAGAAAAGTTCTTTTTAAGGTGGTGGCAATTAAAGAGGCATTTTCAATGCCAGCCGCACTAATTGGGGCCCATGTGACAACATTTTTACACGAATCCCTCCTAAGAGGAATGTTCTCAATGCTGTTGTTCTACCTGGCATATAAGATGGCCACAACACCTTCAAAATCTCATCATGAAGAAAGCCTCAAAATAAACTACAAGAATGTTCCCATAGTGGGTGTACTTTCAGGCTTTGTATCCGGTCTGCTTGGAATAAGCGGAGGGATTCTGAACGTCCCCCTTTTCCATGTTCTTGTTGATATACCTGTAAGGTACTCTATCGGGACATCTAGTGTGGCACTATTTTTCACAGCTCTCGCTGGAACTTATGGACATCTTAAGGCAGAAAATGTGAACATTGAAACGGCACTTCTTTTAGCTCCAGGGCTGGTAATAGGAGCGTACCTAGGGGCGAGAAGTGCCCACACTTTGCATCCAGAGAAATTAAAACGTTGGTTTGCTCTTATACTCATTTTGATCGGAGTTAAAATGTTAATTTAGCCCTTAAATTTATTAACTTCTCCCCCATAATTAAAAAAGAGCTTTGGAACAGCTTGAAACCTTCGTTTCACCGGGTTCCTAAAGTAAGCCAAGATCATATTAACGATGGTGAGAGTGATGAAGTTTAGTGCTCTTGGGATCATCCTTGTTTTAATAGGCGGGCTAATCCCCATTAGCATTGCCCAAAACCAAAGCAACAGCCAATATCTGGAGGAGCAGAGCAACGAGAGTATGGCAGGAGAGCTAATAGCTCAGCTGACCAAACTCAGCGAATTTGTAGAATCAAGGATAAGGCCCATAAAGAACGAACTGCCCCAGGATACTTTAGAGAACTACAAAAAAGCCGAAGACCTCAAAGAAAAAGCTTCTCTGGAATATCAGAATGGAGAATATCAAAATGCGATCCAGGATGCCCTATTGGCTATGAAACACTATAAAGAAGTTCTCAGGGAATTGAAAGAAACAGAAAGTACAGAAATGTTGAGAGAGCAGATGAATGTGGAAGCTGAAAGGATCATTGCGTATTTCTCCTACGTAGAGAAGGTCATAAAAGTGGCTGAAAAGGAAGGAGTTAACACGGACAGGCTGATAAAAACCTACAAGGAGACCAAAGATGCTTATAGAACTGTCCTTGAAGCCTTAAAAGCAAAAAAGATAGAAGATGCGAAAAGAAACATGGAAATTGCTAGAATGAAAAGGGCTGAACTCAATAGAGAACTAGAAAAAGTGCTCAGAGAACTCGCTTCGAGGAATGCTGAAAGGATCGTTAATTCTTTCTTGGTAAAGACCAAGCAGAGTATTGCAGTTGCTGAGGTAATGGTAGAAAACGCAAAAACAAGAGGCATGAACGTGAAAGAGGCGGAGCAGAGCATAGAGAGAATAAAAAACATCTACATAAAAGTCGAGAGCTTAGCAAAAGAAGGGAAATGGATTGAGGCATTAGGGGTAATCAGAGAGAATTCCCACCAAATACAGAAGTTCTTTAGGACGATAGAAAGAGTTAGAAGAGAGAACATAAACATAAAAGAAACCCTAGAAGAGCTGAGAGAGAGGATAAAAAAGGATACAACCGCAATTGCAATTCTAAAGAAGAAAGGAATAAATACAGCAAGAGCTGAGGTGCAGCTCAAAGGAGCCGTCAATGAGCTTTCTGCAGCGATTATTTCATTAAAACGCAACGATATCAGCAACGCCATCGTCCATATTCAGAGAGCTGAAAAGCTTCTCGCAGAGGTAGAGGAATTCATAAAGGCCAACTCTTAGGGGGTGCAGAAGTGAAACGTGCCTTTGCTCTAATAAGCATCCTCATTCTCCTGCCCGTTGTCAGTGCCCAGTTTACAGTTTCACAGGTGGAGCTGACGATCTACACCGATGGTTACGTTAAGGTTCATTATCAGTTGATTCCAGAGGAATACACCTCTCAAATCAGCCTGCCGCTTTTAGGGAAAAACTACGAAGGTGTGGAGGTTGTTGATGAAAACGGCAATCCCCTTAATTTTGAAGTTTACAATGAATCGCTCATCATTTATGTGGAAAATGCTCAAGTCGTAGATGTGTCCTACTATACTCCCGATCTGACGTATAAAGAAGGCTTAGTGTGGACTATTAACGTCTCAATGGAATATCCCTTTGACGTCATTCTTCCTGAAAATGCCGTTGTGGTCGATTTATCCGAGCTTCCCCTTAAAATAGCCTCCAATGTAATTACAATGCCCCCTGGAAACCAGAGTATTTCCTACACTCTTGAATTTGCAGCCGAAGAGGGCAGGAAGGACTTTTATTTTCCAGTTTTGGCATTTTTGGTGGTCTTGATAATAGCCATTTCTGGCTTTTTGACAATAAGAAAGAGAAAAAAAGAGGCCCCAAAGGAAGAGCTCCACATAAACAGGGACGAATTTTTGAAAAAGCTCGAAAGTTTTAACTTAAATGAAGATGAAAAGAGGGCTTTACTCTACATACTAGAAAAGGGAGGCAGGGCAAGCCAAGCAGAGGTTAGAACTGCTTTGGGAATACCCAAAACCACAGCGTGGAGAATGTTCAAGCGCCTCGAAAGACAGGGGCTTGTTAGAATAATCAAGGGGAGGAAAGAAAATTGGGTAGAATTAAAACCTTAACGAACCTTTGCCCCTAATTTTACCCCTTTTTCTGGTGTTAATAGGGCAACGGTTTTTCCGTCATCTGCTGCCAAAAGCATTCCCTGGCTCTCAATTCCCCTGAGCTTCTTTGGCTCCAAGTTCGTAATAACTGCCACGTACTTGTTAAGAAGCTCCTCCTTTTTGTAGTATGCCTTCAAACCTGCCACAAGCTGCCTAACCTCATCTCCTAGATCAACCTTGACAACATAGAGCTTGTCAGCATTTGGATGGTCCTCAACGCTGATTATCTTCCCAATTCTTATATCGAGCTTGGCAAATTCATCAAACTTCACATAACCCATCTTCCTCTCCTCCTTCTGCTTTTCTTTTGACCCCATTACTTTCTCTCCATAAATCTTCCTCAAGACTACCTCAGCTTCATCTCCAAGTCTTTCTTTTGCTACCTTAACAACATCCTCCATCTTGTAATACTTATCAAGCAAAATTCTGGCACTTTCTGGATTGCCTCTGCCTATGTACTTAACTATGTATGCTATTATATCTTCATCGCTGACTTTTCTAAATAGGATCTCAGCTTTTCTGACCTTGTGTCCGGCTTTAAGGGGCTCAAACTTCCACTTCTTGACTTCTTCGAGGTTTAAGAGGTGCCATATCTTTTCACTTGCGTCCGGAAGGAAGGGTTCAAGGAGTATACCCAATGCCTTAACTATTTGGAGAGACACATTTACGGTTGTTCCAGTCCTAATTCTATCGGTTTTAGCCGTCTTCCATGGTTTCTGATAGTCAAAGTACTGGTTGCCAAATATTGCAAGCGTCATTACCCTTTTAAGAGCCTCTTTGAACTGGTACTTTGATATTAACTCACCAACCTCTGCAAAAGCCTTCTTTATCTCGTCAAATGCTTTCTTGTCAAGGTCATCAAGTTCCCCGAGTTCTGGAACCTTTCCATCAAAATACCTGTTAACAAAGGTGAGTGCCCTGTGCACGAAGTTTCCAAGATTGTTCACGAGCTCTTCGTTAATTTTCTTCTTGAAATCATCAAAGCTGAAATCACTATCCCTCGTTTCTGGCATTATGGCGGTTAGGTAATACCTCAAGTAGTCTGCAGGAAATGCATCGAGAAACTCATGCACCCATATAGCCCAGTTTCTGCTAGTTGAGAACTTTCTACCCTCTAAGTTTAGGTACTCGTTTGCGGGAATGTCATAAGGCAGAAGCCAGTCAAACTCACCTTTTTCATCTTTATACTTGCCATAGGCCATTAAGAACGCTGGCCAGAATATGGCATGGAAGGGAACGTTGTCCTTTCCGATGAAGTGAACTATTCTTGTCTCGCCGTCGTATCCACTAAGCCAGTACTTCTTCCACTCCTCTTCTTTTCCAAGCCTCTTAAAGTACTCAACGGTTATTGAGATGTACCCTATTGGTGCCTCAAACCAAACGTAAAGGACTTTCCCTTTAACGTCTTCGTCCTCAAGAGGTACCGGAATTCCCCAGTTAAGGTCTCTCGTTATTGCCCTCTCTTCCAGACCCTCGTTGATCCATCCCAAGACCGTATTTCTGACGTTTGGCTTCCAGTGTTTCTGGCTTAAAACCCACTCTTTAAGCTTCTCTTGGAAGTTCTGCATTTTTATGTAGTAATGGGCAGAATCCTTGAATGTGATTGGATTTCCACATATGTTGCACCTTGGGTTTATGAGCTTCTCCGGGGTAAGGGGATGACCACAGACCTCACATTGGTCACCTCTCTGATCCTCTGCACCACAGTAGGGGCAGGTGCCAATAACGTATCTATCCGGTAGGAACATCTTGTCATGCTCACAATAAGCCTGCTTTTCAACTTTTTTAACAAGGTGTCCATTCTCAAGGGCTTTCAAGAAGAACTCCTGACTTATCCTGTAGTGGACGGGAAGTTCAGTTCTCCCAAAATAATCAAAGCTTATCTTTGCCCTTTCAAATGTCGTTTTGATGTGCTCATGGTAATAATCTACTATCTCCCTTGGACTCTTGCCTTCCTTTAAGGCTCTGAAAGTTATCGGAGTACCATGTTCGTCTGTTCCACATATGAAAATAACGTCTTCTCCCTTTAGCCTCAAATAACGCACGAATATGTCTGCTGGAAGATATGCCCCAGCTAGATGCCCTGCATGTATGGGGCCATTAGCGTAAGGCAATGCAGAGGTTACAGTGAATCTCATCTCTACCACCTCCAAGAACTAACTTGCTGCCCTTTATAAGTTCTCGCCAATTTTAAATATTACGGTGAGTTATTTTCTGTATATGAAAATATATCTGCTATTGCATAATCACTTACCCATGTTGATCTCCGAGGCTTTAATGACTACACATTTTTCGGGCAACTCCACTTCTCCTCTGTAAACGATTAAAGCACCCTCAAAAGGCATGATTGTGACTTTAATCTTTTTCAGACCAAAGCCGGATGAGGAAAGCTCGCCAGTCACTACTATAGGATTTTCTTTAAGCTCTAAGAGCTTGAAAAAGCTCTCCTTATTAACGTAGACTATCAACCCTCCAGCCACAACCCTCTGTGCCGGAACCTCAATCCCGCAACCCATGGTATCACCAAAGTGTTTTAACTATCAAAACCCAAAACTCTTTCGGTGGGAAAAATGAAAGCGAGGATTAGAGAAAAGTTCGCCTTTGATGCCGCCCATGCGGTAAAGATAAATGGAGAACTTGAAGAGATTCACGGACACACTTTCAGAGGCGAAATTTTCATTGAAGGAGAAATAAAAGAAGGCTACATAATGGACTTTCTGGAGCTTAGAAAGATTTTAGACAACGCCATTGCACCTTTAAGGCATAAAAATCTAAACAAGCTTTTCGAAAACCCGACAACCGAGAACATCGCCCTCTGGATTGCTGAGAGAGTTAGGAAAAACTTACCCCAAGATATTAAGCTGCATAAAGTCGTTCTGTGGGAAGGAGACGAAAATGGAGTTGAGTTTGAGTTTTAACGCCCTACCAAAAAGCTAAAATTTAGGGGAATAAAGGTATTAGGGGTGAAGAAAATGAAAGATTTCTACATAGCACATGAAGATGAGATAAAAGCAGGAAAAACCACAGATGTTTACTTTATCAGAACTAAGAAGATACTGGAAGAAAAAGGCATTCACAAAAAAGTTTTTGCTGATATATCAACAACTTCTCTTCCAAAAGGCTGGAAATGGGGAGTCCTAGCTGGAGTGGAGGAAGTGGCAAAGCTCTTGGAAGGACATCCGGTAAACGTTTATTCCATGCCGGAAGGGACAATATTCCATCCATACGAGCCTGTAATGCAGATTGAAGGATACTATAAGGAATTTGGTATCTTTGAAACCGCACTGCTCGGGATGCTGAGCCAAGCAAGTGGAATAGCAACAGCAGCCCTTAGAGTCAAAATGGCTGCAAACTTCAAACCAGTTTATTCCTTTGGTATAAGGCACATGCACCCTGCAATAGCGCCGATGATCGATAGAAGTGCCTTCATAGGTGGTTGCGATGGAGTTAGTGGTGTTTTAGGAGCGGAGATGATTGGAGAAAAGCCTGTAGGAACAATGCCTCATGCATTAGTCCTAACGGTTGGTGACCAAGTAAAGGCATGGAAATACTTCGATGAGGTCATGCCAGAGGAGGTTCCAAGAGTAGCTCTCGTTGACACCCTTTGCGATGAAAAGCTAGAGGCTTTAATGGCGGCTGAAGCGTTGGGAGAAAGGCTAGCTGCAGTGAGACTCGATACACCAAGTTCAAGAAGGGGGAACTTCAAACGCATAGTGGAGGAGGTAAGGTGGGAGCTGGATTTAAGAGGTTACGATCACGTTAAGATATTTTTAAGCGGAGGGCTGGATGAGGAAAGTATTAAAGAGCTTGCTGACATAGCTGATGCCTTTGGTGTCGGAGGAAGCATAGCAAGTGCAAAACCAATAGACTTCTCCCTCGATATCGTCGAGGTCGAAGGGAAGCCCATAACTAAAAGAGGAAAGCTGAGCGGGAGAAAGCAAGTATACAGATGTGAAAACGGTCACTACCACAGAGTTCCAGCAGAGAAAAAGCTTGAAAAGTGCCCAGTCTGTGGAGCGAAAGTTGAACCCCTTCTAAAGCCGCTCATTGAAAACGGTGAAATAGTGGCAGAACTGCCAAAGGCGAGGGAGATCAGAGAATACGTCCTTGAGCAGGCAAAGAAGTTTGGGTTGACACTTGAATAGCCTTTTTTCGTTTTTATCAATTTATCCCCGGGATGATGAAGAGCCCGCTTAATCCCTGAGCTTAGCTGTGATGCTTGGTGGGGGCTCTGACCGCCAAACTCATAAACAATCAAGCCTCTAGAACCATACCCATAGAATAGAAGTTAATAAAAAGAGAAAGAAGTTCATTCGACTGTGATTGATCCTGTTGGGCAGCTCTCTGCTGCCTCTTTTGCACATTCGAGATCGGTTTCAGGCACAATTGCCTTAGCTTTTCCATCGTCATCCATCTCAAAGACATCTGGGCAGATGCTTGCGCAAACTCCACATCCAATGCATGTGTCCTTATCAACACTAACCTTCATTTCCGACACCTCCAAAGAGCTTCAAAAATAGAGGGAAAGCTAAGTTTAAAAATCTTTTTCAAACTAAAGGTTATACTACACATTCTAAAGAAAGAGGTCAATGCTTGGGATCAAAGAAGAAAACAGAAAGGAATACAAAAGAGAAAATTGATGAAAACATCAAATCTCTTCAATGTATATACAGCTTACAGGACAAGCTTCGGCAGCCTCTCTGGCACAATCAATGAGATCTTCTCCAATAATCTCAACTTTTGGTTGGCTCTTTCCCTCATCGTTCATCTCAAAAACGTCTGGGCAGAGACTTGCACAGATAGCATCTCCTATACAAACATCTTGATCAACCCTAACTTTCCACTGGGCCATCTGAATCACCGTATTAATATAACAAAGGTTATGATATAAAGGTTTCGAACTATTAGATTAGTCTAAAAAATTTAGGAAATAACTCAGATCATTCCCAACCTTTTCTTGACTTCTTCACTTATTCTGTCCGGAGTCCAAGGCGGATCAAATGTGAGCTCTATTTCCGCATCCTTAACTCCAGGAATTTCGAGAATTTTCTGCTCCACAGCCTGAAGAAGCCACATGGTAAGAGGACATCCCGGAGTTGTCATGGTCATCTTGACATAAACGGTGTTGTCAGGGTTTATCTTGAGCTCATATATAAGCCCCAGATTAACAACATCTATTCCAATTTCAGGGTCAATCACTTCTTTGAGCTTTTCAAGAATCATTTCCTTTGTGATCTTAGTGTTTTCACTCATTTTCCTCACCTGAAAAAAGTTTCTAAACAACAAATTTAAACCTTATGGAACAAAAATGTGGAAAAAGAATCAAGTTGTTGAGCTTTCCTCGTCGTCATATAGTTCTTGACCAACTGTGATTTCCTCTTCATAACCTCTGGATCCCTCGATGGTTTGAATTCTAAACATATAGCTCTTGTACCAGTTGTACGTAGGCATGGTCTTTACTGGCAAGAGTTTCCACGCTCTCGTTTCCTCAACGTATCCCCAGTTGACGTACTCGTTAAAGTTCCTTATTATATCCGTTATAACTACGTTGAACTCTGTTATGAGGAGCTTCTCTATCTGGTGCCATTTGTCAATTGAACTTTCCCTTCTTGTAATTCCAAAGTAACCTGCACATCCTGGGCCCTTTAGTGTTGCAATTCCCCTTCCAACAAAAGCCCTAACAGCATCGACTGTCTCGGGAGGATCGGTGATAAAAGTATCGAACTTCCTTAAGGCATAATCTGGTAAAGGCTTTCTGAGATCGAAGGTGAATATCTCCACGTTACTGTAGCCGATTTCCTCCGCAGTTTTTTCAATAAACTTTGTGAGTCTCTCATCAATATCAAGAACCGCAATCCTCTTTGGAAGGCCCGAAAGCATTAGAGCAATGCTCGTTAAATCGTCATCTCCAAGGACAAAGACCTCCTTATTTTCAAGATCTCCCCTCGTATGCATCAAGGCTACCCTTGCAACTGTTGTCTCGGGAGTTACATATGCCTGATCAAACTCATGCTTTGGCTCGGGCCTGTTTTTCACTATTTCTTTAAACTCCTCAAGGAGGTCTCTAAAAGCATCAAGTTCAACTGTTTTTCCTTGGCAGTGGCTGCAGGTGTAGTCTTCTCTCCTTCCGATTCCATACTTCTCCACAAGCTCCTTCCCCTTCTGGGTAAGGATTATCCCATCTTTGAACTCCACATAGCCTAAATCGTGAAGCGCTTCAACCACTGCAACCACGAGGGGAAGTGGTTCTTCGCTAAGGTCTACTACCCTCCATGGATCGCTGCTCGCAAGAATTGCACTCAACACGTTTTCAATGGTCCTCTCATAAACGGGTATTGATGTTTTCTCTCTAACTCTCTCAACAATCGCTTTCATCTCCGCTCCCTCCATTAACTTTCATCAAAACCGTCGAAAGAAGTTCATGAAAAGCTATTTTAAAGTTTTTGGAATAAATTTTTAGCCCTACTTTCATTAGAAAAAGAGGTGAGAAAAATGCCGATATATTTCATAGGACTGGGACTTTATGATGAAAAGGACATTACCCTTAAGGGCCTGGAAATAGCAAGAAAGTGCGATTTGGTGTTTGCAGAATTTTACACCTCTCTCTTAGCTGGAACAGACATAAAAAAGATAGAAGAACAGATAGGAAAACCGATAAGACTATTAAACAGAGAAGACGTTGAGCTGAACTTTGAGAGGATAGTCCTCAGTGAGGCAAAAACCAAGGATGTTGCCTTTCTCACGGCTGGAGACCCAATGGTAGCGACAACTCATGCGGACTTAAGGATAAGGGCAAAGCAGATGGGAGTAGAGAGCTACGTTATCCATGCGCCATCTATCTACTCTGCCGTTGCTATAACCGGACTTCAAATCTACAAATTTGGGAAGAGCGCTACCGTTGCCTACCCGGAAAAGAACTGGTTCCCAACCAGCCACTATGACACAATCAAAGAAAACAAAGAACGTGGTCTTCATACGCTTCTCTTCCTTGACATTAAAGCAGCAGAAGGGAGGTACATGACCGCCAACGAGGCTATGAAGATTCTCCTTCAAGTGGAGGAGAAGAAAAAAGATGGAGTCTTTACCGAAGACACTTTTGTGGTTGTCCTTGCAAGAGCAGGTTCCCTAAACCCAACGCTCAAAGCCGGTTATGTAAAAGACATGATAAAAGAAGACTTTGGAAAGCAGCCTCACGTTTTAATAGTTCCCGGAAGGCTGCACATAGTCGAGGCAGAATACTTGGTAGCCTTTGCCGATGCTCCTGAGCAGATATTAAAGGAAGTTTAGCTTTTTTCTCTCTCTGTTTATTGGGGCAATGTAACGCTGGTAAAATTCCTCAGCTTCCTCGTATGCTCCTCCACCCATTCCCCACTAATTTTTCTCCTTGCAACCCCGTCTTTTATGGCGTGTTCCGCAACTGCCCTTGCTTCTTTTGGATACACCTCAGGATGCAGTGGAGTGGGGATTATGTGGTCTTCTGACAGTTCTTCCTCACTCACACAGCTCGCTATAGCCTCAGCTGCAGCTATGTTCATGTTCAAAGTAATTTCCCTCGCTCTAACATCCAAAGCCCCTCGAAATCAGCTTAATTGTATTCACAATCTCATCTACGTCATTACTGTCTATCAGTATAGGGAACGCATCCACACCAGCTAGGGCTTTGAAGAGAACGCATTTGCCTTCCATCACAGGCATTCCAGCTAAAACCCCAATGTTCTCCAAACCAAGCACCGCAGAACCGTCTGTAACTACAGCCACGGTGTTTGGTATAGAGGTGTAGTCTTCATAACTTTCTCCATTTGCTATAGCCTTACAGGGCTCAGCAACACCCGGGGTGTATGCCAGGCTTAGGTCATAGAAGTCCTCAACCTTAACCTTTGGAATAACCTCTATTTTTCCATTTCCGGGAAAGTTGTTTCGATGGTAATCGAGGGCATCCCTTTCAAGCTTTTTTCTTTGTTCTTCGCTAATCCTCATGAATTCATCCCCTATCTTGTGAGACCTCTTTCAATTAAACTCTTTCCATGTTTTTGTTTGACATTTTTGTGTTCAAAATATTTAAATATACTGGTTGTTTTATCACTTTCGTATCAATTAGGGGTGAGAGGGATGAAGGCTTTTGAGAAATATTTCGAGTTTGAGAAGTACAGAACGGATATGAGAACTGAGGTACTCGCGGGGATAACCACTTTCATGACAATGGCATATATTCTCTTCGTAAACCCTGCAATATTAAGCGATGCGATGGGAAAAGAAGCCTTTAACTCACTTGTAGCGGTAACGGCACTTGCAGCAGGAATTTCCACAATAATAATGGGCATCTATGCCAAAAAGCCCTTTGCTTTAGCTCCGGGAATGGGACTGAATGCCTACTTTGCCTACAGTGTCGTGCTTGGAATGGGTTACGATTGGAGAGTGGCACTTGCAGCAGTTTTTGTTGAGGGAATAATCTTCATAATACTTAGCATTACCAAAGTTAGGAGCGCAATAATCCATGCAATTCCACTAAGCCAGAAATATGCAGTTGGAGCTGGAATAGGACTTTTCTTGACATTGATAGGCCTTAATGACGTTGGTCTTCTAACCGCCTTTGTTGATAAGAACGGGGTGCTTAAGTTCACCGGGTTTAATGCCTCAGCACTTGGAACAAAAGCAGGTCTTTTGTTCCTATTCGGACTGTTCTTGGCTGCAATCCTCATAAGCCTCCGGGTGAAGGGTGCTCTATTAATTTCAATCCTTACCACAAGCATTTTGGGATGGATAAGCGGAGCTGCACCCTGGCCAGAACATTTCTTCTCAACTCCAGACATAAGCTACACCTTTCTAAAACTTGACCTTCAAGGCCTCCTCAACGTAGGAGCAATTGGTGTAGTGTTTGCCTTCTTCATGGTCGACTTCTTTGACACCCTCGGAACAGTAACGGGGTTAAGTGCCAAGGCAGGTTTCCTGACAAAAGAAGGGAAAGTGCCGGATGCCGAGAAGGTTCTCTTGACCGATGCAATAGGCACAACCTTTGGTGCACTCCTCGGAACTTCAACCGTAACAACGTATATAGAGAGCGCCGCTGGAATTGAAGAGGGCGGAAGAACAGGGATGACAGCCCTAGTGACAGGTCTACTCTTCCTTGCCATAGGATTGTTCATAGCACCCATTGCGCAAGCAATTCC
This genomic window from Thermococcus alcaliphilus contains:
- a CDS encoding M42 family metallopeptidase, coding for MIVEELKEITQLPGISGYEGRIREKVIEWIKDFADYKVDTIGNLIVELGEGKEKAIFMAHMDEIGLLITGITNDGKLKFRKIGGIDDRLLLGRHVRVITEKGELDGVIGVTPVHLNLERKFDTIPWHSLEIDIGAESKEEAEEMGVKVLDFAVFKKHFSILNNKYIATRSLDDRFGVIALIEAIKDLVDHDLDGKYIFAFTVQEEIGLKGAKFLANKYSPKYAIAVDSFACCSFLTGDVRLGKGAVIRAVDNSAIYTPSLARRALEIAKKNNIPIQIGVTGGGTDASVFEAKSQTLALSVPIKYLHSETEMLHLDDLKALIKLIEALVFELE
- a CDS encoding sulfite exporter TauE/SafE family protein, translating into MLKYVGYFGVGVFIGILAALFGLGGGFLIVPTLNLLGVEIHHAVGTSSAAVVFTSLSSAIAYHRQRRIHYKAGLLLASTAVIGAYIGAWMTSYISASQLKVIFGVVLFLVAIRLYRKKSKEPHEVDLSQIKLDYKIVPIGGFIAGIASGLLGIGGGAINVPFLTYMGLPIHYAVATSSFAIVFTATSGAFKHYMLGNVEVEWLILLVPGLIVGAQLGAKIAKRTKASNLTKAFAVVMAFLALRMILKGLGYPVP
- a CDS encoding sulfite exporter TauE/SafE family protein, which produces MIEYLVDFIIGLAIGTIAGLFGVGGGFLIVPTLTFIGLPIHTAIGTSLACIAISSLASAYTHIKKRKVLFKVVAIKEAFSMPAALIGAHVTTFLHESLLRGMFSMLLFYLAYKMATTPSKSHHEESLKINYKNVPIVGVLSGFVSGLLGISGGILNVPLFHVLVDIPVRYSIGTSSVALFFTALAGTYGHLKAENVNIETALLLAPGLVIGAYLGARSAHTLHPEKLKRWFALILILIGVKMLI
- a CDS encoding helix-turn-helix transcriptional regulator yields the protein MKRAFALISILILLPVVSAQFTVSQVELTIYTDGYVKVHYQLIPEEYTSQISLPLLGKNYEGVEVVDENGNPLNFEVYNESLIIYVENAQVVDVSYYTPDLTYKEGLVWTINVSMEYPFDVILPENAVVVDLSELPLKIASNVITMPPGNQSISYTLEFAAEEGRKDFYFPVLAFLVVLIIAISGFLTIRKRKKEAPKEELHINRDEFLKKLESFNLNEDEKRALLYILEKGGRASQAEVRTALGIPKTTAWRMFKRLERQGLVRIIKGRKENWVELKP
- the metG gene encoding methionine--tRNA ligase, with translation MRFTVTSALPYANGPIHAGHLAGAYLPADIFVRYLRLKGEDVIFICGTDEHGTPITFRALKEGKSPREIVDYYHEHIKTTFERAKISFDYFGRTELPVHYRISQEFFLKALENGHLVKKVEKQAYCEHDKMFLPDRYVIGTCPYCGAEDQRGDQCEVCGHPLTPEKLINPRCNICGNPITFKDSAHYYIKMQNFQEKLKEWVLSQKHWKPNVRNTVLGWINEGLEERAITRDLNWGIPVPLEDEDVKGKVLYVWFEAPIGYISITVEYFKRLGKEEEWKKYWLSGYDGETRIVHFIGKDNVPFHAIFWPAFLMAYGKYKDEKGEFDWLLPYDIPANEYLNLEGRKFSTSRNWAIWVHEFLDAFPADYLRYYLTAIMPETRDSDFSFDDFKKKINEELVNNLGNFVHRALTFVNRYFDGKVPELGELDDLDKKAFDEIKKAFAEVGELISKYQFKEALKRVMTLAIFGNQYFDYQKPWKTAKTDRIRTGTTVNVSLQIVKALGILLEPFLPDASEKIWHLLNLEEVKKWKFEPLKAGHKVRKAEILFRKVSDEDIIAYIVKYIGRGNPESARILLDKYYKMEDVVKVAKERLGDEAEVVLRKIYGEKVMGSKEKQKEERKMGYVKFDEFAKLDIRIGKIISVEDHPNADKLYVVKVDLGDEVRQLVAGLKAYYKKEELLNKYVAVITNLEPKKLRGIESQGMLLAADDGKTVALLTPEKGVKLGAKVR
- a CDS encoding 6-pyruvoyl trahydropterin synthase family protein, translated to MKARIREKFAFDAAHAVKINGELEEIHGHTFRGEIFIEGEIKEGYIMDFLELRKILDNAIAPLRHKNLNKLFENPTTENIALWIAERVRKNLPQDIKLHKVVLWEGDENGVEFEF